acccttttttttcatgaacaagtcccaaaaaagtgccccaactgcccaggtgaccactggagggaatcgaggatgacctccccggactcccccagtagtcactaaccccctcccaccaaaaaaccccccactttaaaaactttttttccagcctctatgccagcctcaaatgccgtacccacctccatgacagcagaatatgttcgatcctgtcacagcctttccctgggtcagatgtggctctcgggtgcactacagggtcacatcagcattgcattgtggtgggtgtagggtattgggctccgtgatttcattagcttctgttacagtctcacgatgttggtagttggtaggctcttctcccatggtgcttttccccctgcctactgggtcagagtgtgccctgttgtgtttccggtagtccatgaggtagtggccatttttgtaagccagttttagatcccttccatgtgttagccacgatagagaacttagttcttaccttgaatgtggctgaaagagggcattgtacaacattctgccagctctgacctgctaatctcactaccagggagagtcgttgccagtggtggggcacaacctctgatctgcagttaactgtgagtaagcgtgcttattccaataaaggacgttttcggagagattagtcttcaggtgtaaactggtgtgccaatgttatacagcagtaacaagtcctagaggcttgcgtgtatgcaggtccctggagcacttttagtgggtaccgcagtgcacttcagccaggtggacccaggcccatccccccccacctgtaacacttgtgctggtaaatgggaggcctccaaaacccactgtacccatatgtaggttcccccttcacccctaagagctatggtagtgttgtacatttgtgggtagtgggttttgggggagggaggttgggagatcagcacccgtggtaagggagctatgcatgtgggagctttttctgaagtccaccgcactgacctagggtgcccagttggtgtcctggcatatcagggggtgagtgtactacgaatcgtggcccctcccacgaccaaatggctcggattaggacgtttttgagctgggcttttttagtttccattatcgctaaaaaaaagaaatgcccagctcaaaaacgtccattttttcaaaaatacggttcgatccgccccttcacggacccgttctcggagataaacgcccatggagataggcatttccattcgattatgcccctccacatcttttttgagatgcggcgaccagaattgaacacaatattcaaggtgctgtagcactatggagcgatacaaaggcattataacatcctcactgttgttttccattcctttcctaatactacctaacattccatttgctttcttagctgctgcagcacactgagcagaggatttcaacgtatcatcaacaaggacgccgagatccctttcttggtcagtgactcctaacgtggaaccttgcattatgtagctatagttcgggttcctctttcccacatgcatcactttgcacttgctcacattaaatgtcatctgccatttagacgcccagcctcccagtcttgtaaggttctcttttaatttttcacaatcctctcgtgatttaacaactttgaataactttgtgtcatcagcaaatttaattacctcactagttacttccatctctagatcatttataaatatgttaaaaagcagcggtcccagcacagacccctgaagaaccccactatctacccttctccattgagaatactgagcatttaaccctactgtctgttttctatcctttaaccagtttttaatccacaataggacactacttcctatcccatgactctccaattgtttctggagcctttcatgagctactttgtcaaacaccttttgaaaatccagatacacaatatcaaccagcttgcCTTTagtcacatgtttgttcaccccatcaaagaaatgtaatagattggtgaggcaagatttcccttcactaaatccacgttggctttgtctcattaatccatgcttttgaatatgctctgtaattttgttctttataatagtctgtaccattttgcccagcactgacgtcatgctcgccggtctataatttcccggatcccctctggaaccttttttaaaatattggtgttacatgggctaccctccaattttctattactacgctcaattttaaagataaattacattttactaacaatagttctgccagttcatttttaatttctatcagtactctgggatgaatgatGCCATCCAgtacaggagatttgctactcttcaatttgtcaaattgctccattacatcttctaggtttaggtatctctctcaaatcttcctcggtaaagaccaaagcaaagaatttatttaatctctctgctatggcgttgtcttccctgatcgccccctttacccctcggtcatctagtggtccaaccgattattttgctggcttcttgcttttaatatacctaaaaaaaattttactatgtgtttttgccttcaacacaatctttttttgtcaaagcccctctTTGCCTTTTGCACGATCCCTCCAGAGATTTGAAAGAAATATGGAAAAGACTTGACCAGCactatggcagcccagaagcTATCCAACAGGAACTGATGAAGAGAATAAGGAGTTACCCATAAGTTACAAATAGGGGTAATGACAAGTTACATGAATTGGGAGATCTTCTCCAGGAACTGGAAGCCATCAAAGTTGATTTGAACTTTCCAGGCCTGTGCTATTTGGACactggcataccaagggcagggcggtgggagcagtctgccccaggtgcaggtCGTTAGGGGGTGCTGCCATCCAACTGTTGTGGTGTTGCTGTATATGTCTTCACCCCCCCCCTACTGGTGTGGTGCTGCATGGGGTGTCCAGTCTTCCCCCCCTGACTAGTGCGATATCGCTCTCCCACCTCCTAGCTCACCCCACTCTGCTGGTCTTTAAACTTCGAGGCCTccggcagcatcagcaatgtgagCACTGCCTTCGGCCAGCCCTGGAAGCATTCTCTATACAACATCCTGCCTACATGGGAAGCTGTATAGAGGAGGATTCCggggcaggcagaaggcagcACTTTCATTGCTGAGACGCTGCTGTCGGGCCTGGAGCTTGGAGGCATGCAGGAGCAGAGTGGGCGTAAAGTGAGGAGGGGGACTGCAATACTGCACtagttgggcgggggggggggggatggagggagagcgATTTacagccagaccaaagggaaaggggggaggagtgAGGAGGATGGGATGTGATGCCAGCTCTAAgagaagagggggtggagagagggatgcCAGACCCAAGGGAAAAGAGTGGAGGAGAGAAGAAGGAAAGCAATGACGGGGGAATGGGAAaaagggggggtggaggaaggagtgagagtgatgccaAAGGGAAGCAAGAGGGGGACGGGAGAGAAAGGTGGGACGCATAAGGGAGAGGAGACTGGGAAAAAGCTGGATCTGGGGAGGGGAAGAACGAGATGCAGTACTATGAAGCAGGAGAGAGATACTGGTCCCGGggtgggagtgcaggagagagggagaaagaaagaagggtgaggaacatggaaaggggacacagagggcagatgctgaacatgggggggaaCAGGGATAGGGATCACAGAgagcaaatgctgaacatgggggaatagggacagggacacagaggggggttatggataggagagatagtgagtcagagggaatgacagtggacatggagagaaaaaagtcaaatagacaggagataagcagaagatggatatggctggagtacagagagaggagagataaagatggagaggggggagatactggaatgcatcatgtaaaaatgagagagggagacaggcaggatagaagggaaaaaggcaggcagtggattgaggaggcagagaaagctggcagagtggatggaaggggcagagaaagcagacacgctggatgaaagggagagagaaagagaacagatgctggatggaagggagagagtgaagagaagacaaagaaagaagaaaccagagacaacaaaggtagaaaaaaaagattgatttaattatttgctttagaataaagtagtattgtagctgtggagattaatagaaaatgaaaataaggtgatctttttgttggactaattttaatacatttttgaccaactttcagagaccaaaacctccatctTTAGGTCAGGACAGaactgtaacagcagtatactgtactgacctggcctctgaaagctaattgaaaaagtatttgtaactctagggttaaaataatcttgacTGGGCTCCTCCAGGGAAGAAAATACaggttctaaagtgacatcactctggGTCAGCAGCTGAGACCTGGTTGTTTTGGCGACAGCTGGCTGGTCAGTTGGAAGTTGGAAGAAACCAGATGAAGAGGATATACGTATGTATGTTTGGGTGTGAGAGTGGCCAGAAGAAGAAGGGGAAAACACTGAGAGTGAGAGGATGTGTTGATGGTggctgggagaaagagagagaaaagttgAAGATTTTATTTAGAAAAAGTGTAAGTGCTGAGGAGGACGGCTGAGGCTGATTGTGAGTGACTGGCAGGAGTGTGAGAGACTGAGTTTTCTGCTCAAAGTTATATTAAATGAGATGTGTCATGAGGATGGCAGGGAAATAATGTGACAGGTTCCAGAGGGTTATTTAGGGAAGTCTGATGTTTGGGAAAGGAAGTCTGAGAGCTGTATCTGTATGTGAGGTGTGCTGTGTGGTAGGGATCTGAGATAGGGAATTGGAATCTGACTGCAGGTTCAGGAATATTCAGCACTGCCTATTCAAAAATATGCTGTATTCCCAAAACTTATCTGCTAGCTATAGTGGGTGGTGTTAGGTATTCATATGAAGTTTATGGGTGGAATGTTGCATCTAGAATGTGGTACTTTGTGATGTTTGTGAATGCAGTGCAACCTTCTGCAATACTTTAGACTAAGGACATAACAGTGAGAACTAGGCTTTAAAGTAAGAAACCCTACAATTTATTGGTTTTCATTAGTAAGAGTGGCCACAGTATTTGGAGCTAATTAAATGCCATGAGTGAGGGGTCAGTTCCTGAGCAAGCATAGGGAGTTCAGGGTTTTGCCTTCCTGTTGATTTCCTTTtgagtgaggtttaggaagaagaaaccGGTGAAACATCCTGCCTCCAAAGACTTCTGcaagggcccccacgcaagaaagagttGGCTTCAACTGGTCATGGACTGAGCGGTTGCAGCTAAGTGACAATATCAGAGAAAATACTTATCTGACATTTGGGTTTTCTGTGTTTGAAAAGTAGAATTTACCTGTTGATATACGGAACAGACAAAGGGTTAATATGTACAATTACATGTAAAGGAAAAACAGAAGTTTTGTTAAGGGGAGAAGAATTGTTTTAAAGTTAGCATAGTTAAATACTTATCTCTATTTGAgaatatagaaataaaaacaagTTTTACATGTTACCTTGAAGGCTTGCTCCTTTAAAGAGTTGGAGAACTGAGTTAAATTGGAAAAGGATTGAGTTTAATTTCCTTCCCTACCTTCTTAAGGTGAGTAAGGAGATAAGTTTTTTTGTATCCCTCACCCTGCTCTGGCAGGAGATTCAGAGTCACTGGCACGGCTACTGATATAAAGTGCTCTGATTCACTTCATCAGATCTGAACTGCCTGAGAGGGCTTACAAATTAGTCCAATGAAATGGCATtctcttattttctctgttttgttttatttctaatttttaatttgtaaagtggtgattggtatttgtcagttttttcaaatttactgctgctatctttatattttgcacagtactaggggacatgcatcactgtttctgtggtgttgcattgtatgtggaatctggcctcttgggggatcagtttaatttttgtctacatatttctattttaatttttggttacttattctatacttggtgaggatgtatctgtgttctatgtttgtgaaaaatacatggttttctgttcgcaggatcatttttactaatgtctggtttagttttacaatgggtgtattgatgttctagtgctcactgcaatgtttaagatgctgcctttcctaggtacacccttgtgtgactcatggattattagtaaaaataatattttcatatagaggagggggtgttaaaaaatgatcagccccgggtgtcaaatatgctaggtacgccactgtatttGGATACAGTATGGGGCATACTTGAGATTATATGAAAGTTGCTGTATGACATAAGTGAAAAATGGTCATCATTAGGTGAAAAGTACAAAGAAGATAGCCAAGAGAAGTTTACTCCTTTTACAGTCTTTGTGAAGTTTATCCAAGATGAAATGATCCCATCTTCAGGCTTAATGTACCTGAAGCAGGCAAGACAGACTACTTCCTGAATGAAAGAAGTCAAGAAGTACAGCAACACCAAGAAGCCTATAGCTGTACACCTGATACAGCAACCCCACCGTCTGATCATCCTCCTACTACAGAGAAAGCAGATGATCCAGACCGACATTGTCCTATACATAAGAAACTTCATCCTCTCAGGAAATGTCGAGGGTTTAGGAAGAAACCCTTGAGAAAATGTAAAGAACTGTTGAAAAAGTACAGAATTTGTTACAAGTGTTGCTCTTCAAGCATATAGCTAAAGATTGTAAAGCAGCCATCAAGAGTACGGTGCTATAGTGACCAGTATGTCAATGCCTTACAGGGACTATAGGGtacgtaatgaagctactaagtagtaaatttagaacaaactggagaaaatatttcttcacttaacatgtaattaaactctggaattcattgctagatactgtgttaaaagcagttagcttagcagggttttaaaaaggtttggttactttcctaaaagaaaagtccacaagcctttattaagatgaacttggaaaATATCctctgcatattctaggataagcagcataaaatctgttttactgttttaggtataacttgtctggaatgtttttacgtttggggagcgtgccaggtgcccttgacctggattggccactgtcggtgacaggatgctgggctagatggacctttggtctttcccagtatggcactacttatgtacttatgtacttatgtacttgcaacctggattagccattgttgaaaacaggatactgcgcttgatggaccttcagtctgcctcAGTAtgacaactcttatgttcttgtgtaaaTCTTTATAATACGAGCACTTTCATGCATATATGCGCATACAGGGGTGGCCCAGGGCGCTCTGGtgcctgaggcaagggatgaGATGCACTCTCAGACCCCCAACCCcctgagtccagcatctctccgttcacactctctctttctttcccaacttcctcctctcccccccccccccccttcaggtcACAATCTGGCATTTCCTCCGTTCctttctcaacccccttcccctaatctaccttcttttcttgttttccaaaaattggcagcagcagcaattccggtaggctgccctgccactgacctcttctctctactgtggcccaccgctctgacgtaacttcctgtttcctcagaggtgggccacagtagagaggaggccatgccagtggaaggcagcctatgggaatcgctgctgctgctgccaactTATGGAAAactaaaagaaggtaaattcggGAAAGGAGTTTGAGAAAAGAAGGacagggggagatgccagactgtggctgGTGTGGGCCAAGGGGATGCCACTCCACAAAGAATACTGCCTGAGGTCccagcctcagttggcctaatagtAGGGCTGCCAATGTGTGCTTATACCTGCATAAGTGCTagggcacctaagtgctattcttcaAATGCCCGCTTAACTTACCTgctgcatatttgcaagggggcacaCACAGGGGCAAAATATGGGCAGGCCATAGGCGGGGTTCCCACTGACTGGTGCATTTTTTAACACATTTAGGTGCATGCACTTACAGCAGCTCTATGACTGGCACAACAGAAAGTACGTACATGTTAAGTGCATCCATACCAGGTTATGCTAGGATTGTATAACAGAACCTATGTGCCTTGCTTTCAATACAGAAATAGGTTCCTACTTCGTGGCCTGGgggcacctaaaaaaatgttcACTGTTATAGAACTGTCCCCCAAATGTATAAGTGCtgctgctgaaaaatggataACATATGCATCTATTTAAAGTTACACCTGCTATTTACCTGTTGGCACTTGAAATTATAGAAGTCGATATTCAAACAgtttaggctcctaaattggtCTCTTTGTAAATTCAGTAaagctgtattttattttatgatgTGAGCCATTTTGAATGTATTTGTCTGCAAAAGTGGTATAAAACCTAATGATGGTGTCGATGTTGATACTCTGAATTTCactaggctcctaaatttaggagcctaaaaagTAGGTGCCAACAGGGGTAAATTTAGAGCAAGGGAAAATGTTAGGAGCTTAGAACTGTCTTTTAGCATGACAAATAAGGTTCCTAAATCTGGTCCAATGAATGGCAGGTCTAAATGTAAGAGCCTAACTTTCAGAgaagctcctgcccacttaaatcacactCTGCAGCCCagccaccgatattcagcgcaCTTAACTTggcagtgctgttgaatatcagccCTAAATGGTCATTTTAGAGCCAGGCCTCAGAGGGGCGCTATGGAAGTGTTGTTGGGGAGTAGCTGGTAGTTAAAGCCagatgccagcaatattcagtgtcagcacccacatagctgctGGGTCCTGGCCTAAGTGTGCCTGTATCCCTTCTgatccccccctttctccctcccacccctcctgtTGCAGCTTTCCTGCTGCTTTCTTTAACACCGGGGTTCCTGATGAAGGATTAGTTCCAAAACGTAGCTCTGTAGAGCCAGCGGTTCAAGACTTTGTTACCTGCTATGAACTTTTGTTCTGGTTTCAGATAAGTGTCATCTTTTGAATGAATGTTACTTTATGTACAGGAATGACTTTTGCAACATAAATTGGAGTAACAGAGTCTTCTATTTTTGTTGGGGACATCAGATTTTATTAACAGTAGTGGATGTATACACTTTTTGTTAAATAATTGTTTTGCACAAATATTTGCTCTGGTTTGCTCTGGGATATATCTGGGCACTAAATGAAAGCCCTGTATGGTAGGCCCATAGGAGCACCATGGTTTAGATAACTGTGAGTAATTATTATCTTTACAAACATTTTATAGTTTAGGAGTGTTATATCCTCTACTTATCTAGCacaagaatgttttttttccttatttcatTTATTGTGTTTTCCCTGTaagtggttttgttttttagaatTTTGGTTCTGCAGGATATTCAGTCAGGCCCATGTAAGTGTCTTATGTGGGTTCTGACTAAATATTGGCTGGGACTTTTATAAGCTCCGGTGGCTACTGTAAttagaattagccctggatattcagtgctggtatcagacatggcctgacactggatatccagggctaattctgccTGTCTCCACAGGTTGAATATCAGCTAGATAGGCTTCCAAATTAGGCTAAAAAAAGGGGACACATTAAGAGGACTGTTTACATAAAATGCATTAAGTTTTTGCAGTTAccacaacttatttatttatcaggatttaATAGACCATTTTTTAAACACAACATCAGAATGGTTTAGAAACCAAACAGTCAAGCAAGCAGATAATCAGCATCTCACAAGGCAAAAGTAAATAATAAAGCAAGGACAGGACATCAGGCAACCCATGAAGGAAATGTATAACACAACAATTTTCCCATGATGAGACAAACACGTGTAACAAGGGTAAAACTTAAACATCCGTCAAATGATAGCCAAAGGGTTAAAACCAAGCAATCAAAATACATTATAATGCAAAAGCTTGGTTAAAAAGCCAAATCTTAAGCCCAACCTTGAAATTCTTGTGCAATCTTTCCAAGTGGAAATTTACTAGAAGTGCAGTCCAGATCCAGAGTGAAGGGGCCAGACAACTAAATGTTGTGCTACAAGATCTATGTTCTTCATGTGGCTACTGATGGGATAATCAGATAATTTGCTTGCATAGGCAATCTTtgtaaaataattaaattataaAACACATGTAGATGACAATAGTAAGAACAGTGAGCAGATTGCAAAAGGTAAAGTATGGTAAATACAAAGCTTGTGTGTTAAATGCAGGGGGCTTGCTTACTATCTgcctgcatttaccacaaaggGAAGACACTTACCTCACCAGCTCTTCATTGCATGTATTCGCAGAAGCATTGAGTGTATTTGCATTGCCACTGTATGTAACAAAAATGGAAGATACAGCCACAGTAGTGCAATACAAATGCACTCCtgatctgatcccccccccccaaacacacatatATACCTGCCTCCCTGATCAAGCTTCCTCCATCACAATTTACTCCTAACAGCAACCCACCCTACAAAGCCCCCCACATTCCAACCCTCTTAATCAAGGCACACCTCATCAATAAAGCCCCTCCAAAGCACAGACCCCACAGGAAGCCCCTCTGAGCTGTTGCCCCCCATACCTTGACCCTCACATAGGGGCTTCCCTGATAGCCTGGTGGGCCAGGATGGGTGCAGTTCCCCTCTGCTCCCATGCCAGCACTGCTCTGGGTTCAATATGGCACCAATGACCTCTAGTGGTACTCTCTATACCACCACTAAGGGTTCATCTGCTATATAAAGGCATTTGTGCCAAATGAAAAATGCTACCTTTGTTATTCAAGGCAGCAGTGGTGATGAGAAACAAGTGCATAGAAACATCTCTTCTTCTCCTCACCACAAAATATATGCCAAAGCTATCTATAAATATGTAAATTTAGAGTACAGAATATAGAGCACCCACAACAGAGCAATGCTATATGTCAATTATTATTTTGTAAATGTTAATGTACATAGATTCAATAATATGCATCCTTTACATCACTCCAAATGCTCAattgaaaattaatttttttcctCTATTGCATTCACTTTATCTGTCGTCTTCTTGCATTTTATATACAACCTTCGGATAAAGGAGTTGATATTCTGCATGGCTTAAGCAGGCTGGAACCTCTCTTGCTCACTTAacacactgaatattgacccctttattTGTAAGTTGAACATAAAATGTGCCTGACCCTggaatatggcccagcattgaatatccgggcttaaATCTGCCCATAGCTGTCAGCAGCTTAAAATACTGACTACCACAGGCTGAATGTCAGCTTGAAAGATTTTTTTCCTTTGTCTTTAGAGAAGTCTTTAACCCTAAAGTGAGCTCAGACAGTGACACTGAGAAAGTTCAGTGATTCATTCTTATAAGCAAAATACCATGCTCAGAGGTGACTACTTCTTGCTGAGTTGTGACATATATATCTTCTTCTAGCTGTACTGTTCCCACAAAGTTAGAGATCAATAATCAGCTTCCAAACTGAGCATGGCATGCACAAGGCTTTAGTAAAGAGAGCCATCTTCATAGTCACGAGAGTTATTTCTCATTCTGGTGCTTGACTCACCATAGTGACAAAGCCGGTAGCAATTGAACATAtgcatcaaatgccttctgaatttAATCCCTACAAAGGCATAGAAGATGGGGTTGAGGCAACAGTGAGAAAATGCCACCTTTTCACTGATATACATAGCATAGTCAAGAAGCTTGCTTTCCTCACAGTCATGGGGTAAAGAATGCAGAAATATGATAATGTTATAgggtgcccagctcagaaagtaTACCACCACAATGACAAGGATCAGCTTGACTGTCCTGTGCAACCTGTGAGACCTAGACCTGCACAGGGTCTTTAGTATTTTAAAGTAACAGAACACAATGACTGAGAAGGAGATCAGAAAGATCAAGTTATGCTGATAGCTGTTCACAGCTTCCCAGGTCATGCCATCAAATTCACATGCGAAGCGTTCATCTTCCACTAACATGACCTTAGTGGAGGTGATCACAGGTACTGTAACCACTATACTGATCATCCAGATGCTCAGGCTCACAAGGACATTGTATTGGTGGTTTTGAGTTTTCAGAACAGACAAGGGGTTCACCACCGCACGATACCGATGGATAGTCATCAGGGTTATGAAGATAATGCTGCTGTAAAAACCAATGGCG
This genomic interval from Microcaecilia unicolor chromosome 1, aMicUni1.1, whole genome shotgun sequence contains the following:
- the XCR1 gene encoding chemokine XC receptor 1, translated to MADFTSSSPVNYSSFDYYGDFSKPCVKKQLFAFGSLLAVIWNSLLFFFSLLGNSLVLWILMKYENLSSLTNTFIFNLSMSDLLFSCLLPFFTAHHYMGWIFGEMLCKAISAMFAIGFYSSIIFITLMTIHRYRAVVNPLSVLKTQNHQYNVLVSLSIWMISIVVTVPVITSTKVMLVEDERFACEFDGMTWEAVNSYQHNLIFLISFSVIVFCYFKILKTLCRSRSHRLHRTVKLILVIVVVYFLSWAPYNIIIFLHSLPHDCEESKLLDYAMYISEKVAFSHCCLNPIFYAFVGIKFRRHLMHMFNCYRLCHYGESSTRMRNNSRDYEDGSLY